A region of Gracilinanus agilis isolate LMUSP501 chromosome 3, AgileGrace, whole genome shotgun sequence DNA encodes the following proteins:
- the SERP1 gene encoding stress-associated endoplasmic reticulum protein 1 isoform X1 — MVAKQRIRMANEKHSKNITQRGNVAKTSRNAPEEKASVGPWLLALFIFVVCGSAIFQIIQSIRMGM; from the exons ATGGTCGCCAAGCAGCGGATCCGTATGGCCAACGAGAAGCATAGCAAGAACATCACCCAGCGCGGCAACGTCGCCAAGACGTCG AGGAACGCCCCCGAGGAGAAGGCGTCTGTAGGGCCCTGGCTGCTGGCGCTCTTCATCTTCGTGGTTTGCGGCTCGG CAATTTTCCAGATTATTCAGAGTATCAGGATGGGCATGTGA
- the SERP1 gene encoding stress-associated endoplasmic reticulum protein 1 isoform X2 gives MVAKQRIRMANEKHSKNITQRGNVAKTNAPEEKASVGPWLLALFIFVVCGSAIFQIIQSIRMGM, from the exons ATGGTCGCCAAGCAGCGGATCCGTATGGCCAACGAGAAGCATAGCAAGAACATCACCCAGCGCGGCAACGTCGCCAAGAC GAACGCCCCCGAGGAGAAGGCGTCTGTAGGGCCCTGGCTGCTGGCGCTCTTCATCTTCGTGGTTTGCGGCTCGG CAATTTTCCAGATTATTCAGAGTATCAGGATGGGCATGTGA